The Edaphobacter sp. 12200R-103 genome contains a region encoding:
- a CDS encoding ATP synthase F0 subunit B, whose product MDQILKELGGLVLGSVPTMVLFILLVIAYGLLVRRPLDRILAERHARTAGAMEQARGAIAAAEAETGAYEEKLRKAKAELFEARERRLKQWAAERESALEQVRQSSQQRVASARQGIEQSVTEAKSQIEIASSDLGARILSAVLPASVAAAEVAR is encoded by the coding sequence ATGGATCAGATACTCAAAGAACTCGGTGGACTTGTGCTCGGCTCTGTGCCGACGATGGTTCTCTTCATCCTTTTGGTGATCGCATATGGGCTGCTGGTTCGCCGGCCGCTCGATCGCATCCTGGCTGAGCGTCACGCCCGCACCGCTGGAGCAATGGAGCAGGCAAGGGGCGCAATTGCTGCTGCTGAAGCCGAGACGGGCGCCTACGAAGAGAAGCTTCGCAAGGCGAAGGCCGAGCTCTTTGAGGCTCGTGAACGCCGCCTGAAGCAGTGGGCCGCAGAGCGCGAGTCTGCGCTTGAGCAGGTTCGCCAGTCGTCTCAGCAGCGTGTTGCCTCGGCCCGGCAGGGAATTGAGCAGAGCGTGACGGAGGCTAAGTCTCAAATTGAGATCGCAAGCTCCGACCTCGGTGCGCGCATCCTTTCGGCCGTACTCCCTGCCAGCGTTGCAGCCGCGGAGGTTGCACGATGA
- a CDS encoding ATP synthase F0 subunit B: MKALRFSKTLIPAAVLALLLASGAPRLHGQEAAPVAAAQSGSEAVPATHETEKQEEHSDEEAFRHSAAVKALGAKFGLDAEQAATAFSVVNFAVLALAVLWFLFKSLPKVFRNRNTALEKHLVEARAASAEASSRLGSVEARLSKLDEQIASMRAQAEKDAQLEEQRMKASVEEEKQKILEAAEQEISAATSQARRQIQQYAADLAIDQAAKKLVVSAETDRILVQEFARRLGADVEGGRN, from the coding sequence ATGAAGGCGCTCCGGTTTAGCAAGACCCTGATCCCTGCTGCTGTTCTCGCTCTGTTGTTGGCAAGCGGGGCCCCCCGCCTGCATGGGCAGGAGGCTGCGCCTGTAGCTGCCGCTCAAAGTGGAAGTGAAGCGGTGCCGGCGACTCATGAGACTGAGAAGCAGGAAGAGCATAGCGACGAAGAGGCGTTTCGCCACTCCGCCGCGGTGAAGGCGCTGGGTGCAAAGTTCGGCCTCGATGCCGAGCAGGCAGCCACGGCGTTCAGCGTGGTTAACTTTGCAGTTCTGGCGCTGGCAGTTCTCTGGTTCCTCTTCAAGTCGCTCCCAAAGGTGTTTCGCAATCGCAACACGGCGCTCGAGAAGCATCTGGTGGAGGCTCGCGCTGCAAGCGCAGAAGCAAGCAGCCGCCTGGGAAGCGTAGAGGCGCGGTTGAGCAAGCTGGATGAGCAGATCGCCTCCATGCGCGCGCAGGCAGAGAAGGATGCTCAGCTTGAGGAGCAGCGGATGAAGGCCTCCGTGGAAGAAGAGAAGCAGAAGATTCTCGAGGCGGCAGAGCAGGAGATCTCCGCGGCGACGTCGCAGGCGAGACGGCAGATTCAGCAGTATGCAGCCGATCTGGCGATCGATCAGGCAGCCAAGAAGCTGGTGGTTTCGGCAGAGACCGATCGCATCCTGGTGCAGGAGTTCGCCCGTCGTCTGGGAGCTGATGTGGAAGGAGGGCGCAACTGA
- the hflX gene encoding GTPase HflX, whose product MTLVNTSNSGAADPAHFRKQRIGSAAPFHNQSSPERAVLVAVAFTNSRRRLTATVSQARKAAAVQAEAESSRGSLSADRSILENARSSSEGAELDFDASLAEFQELTRSAGAEIAATVVQHRARPDPATLVGQGKLDEIAGIVASVNADLVLFDHDLTPSQMRNLEARLDTRVIDRTQLILDIFARHARTREGQLQVELAQLEYQLPRLAGRGKSMSQLGGGIGTRGPGETQLETDRRKIGLRIHHVKQQLESVRRIRRQQRQRREAVPVPVVALVGYTNAGKSTLFNALTEAGVLESSRMFATLDPKLKQLQLPSRRKILLSDTVGFIRNLPHTLVTSFRATLEEVERAELLLHVRDVSSPMLDEQKIEVEKVLAELEVTGKPVIEVMNKADLLPTGETAMPPQEGRVWVSALTGQGLDDLLKAIDESLVIDPVIESTFCLPQSEGSVLAALEGGAVLRGKQFEGNDVLLTAKGPASLLNRYRRFRVNQPS is encoded by the coding sequence ATGACTCTTGTGAATACGTCGAATTCGGGCGCTGCCGATCCTGCCCACTTCCGAAAGCAACGGATAGGGTCGGCAGCGCCGTTCCACAACCAAAGTAGCCCGGAACGGGCCGTTCTCGTCGCGGTCGCCTTTACGAACTCCCGGCGGCGATTGACGGCGACGGTCAGCCAGGCGCGCAAGGCTGCGGCAGTTCAGGCCGAGGCAGAATCGTCGCGAGGATCGCTTTCCGCAGACAGATCCATCCTTGAGAATGCAAGATCAAGCTCCGAAGGTGCGGAGCTCGACTTCGACGCTTCTCTCGCGGAGTTTCAGGAGCTGACCCGAAGCGCGGGCGCCGAGATAGCGGCGACTGTCGTTCAACATCGTGCCCGGCCTGATCCGGCTACCCTGGTCGGACAGGGTAAGCTCGACGAGATCGCCGGAATCGTGGCTTCGGTCAACGCCGATCTCGTTCTCTTCGACCATGATCTGACCCCTTCGCAGATGCGAAATCTCGAGGCTCGGCTCGACACCAGGGTAATCGATCGCACCCAGTTGATTTTGGACATCTTTGCCCGTCATGCCCGGACGAGAGAGGGGCAGCTGCAGGTGGAACTGGCGCAGCTGGAATATCAGCTCCCCCGCCTGGCAGGAAGGGGCAAAAGCATGAGCCAGCTGGGCGGCGGAATCGGTACTCGCGGTCCTGGTGAGACGCAGCTGGAGACGGACCGCCGCAAGATCGGCCTCCGCATCCATCATGTGAAGCAGCAGCTGGAGTCGGTCAGACGCATCCGCCGGCAGCAGCGCCAGCGACGCGAGGCCGTTCCGGTTCCGGTCGTGGCTCTCGTGGGTTACACCAACGCCGGAAAGAGCACGCTGTTCAATGCACTAACGGAAGCCGGTGTCCTCGAGTCTTCGAGGATGTTCGCTACGCTCGACCCAAAGCTGAAACAGCTGCAACTTCCCTCCCGCCGCAAGATCCTTCTCTCGGACACAGTGGGCTTTATACGGAACCTTCCCCATACCCTGGTGACCAGCTTTCGGGCCACATTGGAAGAGGTGGAGCGGGCGGAGCTGCTGCTGCATGTCCGCGATGTCTCAAGCCCCATGCTGGACGAACAGAAGATTGAGGTAGAAAAGGTGCTGGCAGAGCTGGAGGTAACCGGGAAACCTGTGATCGAGGTCATGAATAAGGCCGACCTGCTGCCCACCGGAGAGACCGCGATGCCTCCGCAAGAAGGGCGGGTATGGGTCTCGGCGCTGACCGGACAGGGGCTCGATGATCTCCTGAAAGCGATTGATGAGAGTCTGGTGATCGATCCGGTCATCGAAAGCACCTTCTGCCTGCCGCAATCGGAGGGGAGCGTCCTGGCTGCTCTTGAGGGAGGGGCAGTCCTGCGCGGAAAACAGTTTGAGGGCAATGATGTTCTGTTGACGGCAAAAGGGCCGGCATCCCTGCTGAACCGGTATAGGCGCTTTCGCGTGAATCAGCCTTCGTGA
- the atpH gene encoding ATP synthase F1 subunit delta, whose product MSVIALRYAHAFASVVASQKLDRAAVQQQLNDFRGTFQGSRELREVLADPAIPREQKLKVLDAIAPKIGMAPQVRNFIAVVMDHDRMADLGEILDEYFVVADEDAGLSEAEIVSARELNDEDRAQLESQVAKLAGGSIRATYRQDPSLLGGAVVRIGSTVYDGSIRAQLERLKQRLVSAQ is encoded by the coding sequence ATGTCCGTAATTGCACTCCGTTACGCTCACGCCTTCGCTTCGGTTGTGGCATCCCAGAAGCTCGACAGGGCTGCGGTTCAGCAGCAGCTCAACGACTTTCGCGGAACCTTTCAGGGCAGCCGGGAGTTGCGCGAAGTTCTCGCCGATCCGGCGATTCCGAGAGAGCAGAAGCTAAAGGTGCTTGACGCGATTGCTCCAAAGATTGGTATGGCTCCTCAGGTCCGGAATTTCATCGCCGTCGTCATGGATCATGACCGGATGGCAGACCTGGGAGAGATCCTCGACGAGTACTTTGTCGTCGCTGACGAAGATGCCGGTTTATCTGAGGCCGAGATCGTCAGCGCACGTGAACTCAACGATGAGGATCGGGCGCAGCTGGAGTCCCAGGTGGCTAAGCTGGCCGGCGGCAGTATTCGGGCGACTTATCGGCAGGACCCATCGCTGTTGGGCGGTGCGGTAGTGCGGATCGGATCGACGGTGTACGACGGCTCTATCCGGGCGCAGCTGGAACGGTTGAAGCAGCGGCTGGTAAGCGCGCAGTGA